The Mobula birostris isolate sMobBir1 chromosome 1, sMobBir1.hap1, whole genome shotgun sequence sequence ATCATTTCTCTTGCTATACTCAATGAACCTCTTTCTGTACCCAGGCTGCATTAAGGTTGGGTCTGATCTGCTTAGTATCCCTCAGTGCCACAAAACATGTTTGCCTATTTACATACTGCTAGGGTTAGGTTCATCAGAGATTTGAATGTAAACCAATTCCTGAGTGGCCCCCAGCAGAAACAAACTGGTTAATCTAGTTATTTTAGAGGTCTTGGCACTACAAGAATAGGTACTGAAAAAAATTCAATTGAATAGAGGGGGAAAAATTTTGTGGTTAGCTTCATTTCTGATAGCTTAATCTGACAAAACATTAACAACATCACAAATTTGGGTAACATAAATCACAGATTTATACATTTGCTTCCCTCTCTCTTCTCGTCCCCCACCCcaacacatttttattctggtgtcttccccctttctttccattcctgaagaagggtctcaattattcatttccattgatgctgcctgacttgagttcctccagcattttatgtgttgctttggatttccaacatctgcagaatttctcatgtttaaaatTTGCATAGTACCTTTCACATTCTTAAATTGTGTCGAGAATACAAAAAGCATTACAGAATTTACCTAATGTAAATAACTTAATAAATGACATTATGCAAAGTAAACAATAAAACTAATAAGCAAAACATGCATTACCTTCAAATAAAGCAAAATAGCCATAGCTTCAAGTTGCTTTAACCTTTTTCTTTCCAAAATATGTGGCATCAGCATCCTTAATCATGAAAAATTGCCAACAAAAAATTGTCAGAAAAGAACAAGCTGTTCATACTATTGTGCTGTAGGCAAATCTCACTGGCATTATAAAATCTACTTTGGCATGCTTAGATTATTTGAGGATACACCACATCATGAATATTCTAATTATATTATAGTTTATTACCGTGCTGTTAAGCAGAGCAGAATCCATTTAGTGCCACGAATATATCTGCTATTAATTGGTATTTGAAGGGCAATTatcaaaatgctagaaatactgaACAGACCAAAcagcaactgtggaaagagaaacacagttaacatttcaggacgAAAATATTAATcgtgtttctctttctacagtgCTGCTTGAGTGTTTACAGCATTTCCCATTTTTAGTTTAAAATTAAATGGAAAATGTTATTGTTCACAATAATCTAGAGTTATGTAGAGATCAGCTTACCTGCTTTCAACATGGATTTAATATTTGGCCAGTGTAAGATTACTCACTTTTAAAGTCATCTTGAAATGCTATGTTAAAATTTACTTAATTCATTGTTAAATATTTTGCTGAGTTCCGTAAGATATTACATAATCCAAAAGACTGcggttgatgcaatcatgaaaaagTCATGCCAGCGGCTCTACTTCATTaattgaggaggtttggtatgtcatcaaatttCAACattctgactgggtgcatcaccacctggtatggagactAATGTGCAgggtcaaaagaggctgcagcGGAGGTTGTAGACTAACACTGCTtcatccccaccatcgaggacatctccaAGAGGCAGTGCCTGAAAGTGATATTCACTATTAAAGACCTtaatcatccaggacatgccctcttctcgtttctaccatcaggaaagaggtataaGAGCCTCAAGCCCcatactcaatattttaggaaaaaCAACTTCACCGCCATCATCAGAATTCTGattagtccatgaacccatgaatattcttcctcttaTGGACTATTTTTTGTAACAGTAacttatgttttgcactgtactggtgcTGTAAAACAACTAATCTCAGTGATAATGAGCCCAATTCAGATTCTGAGATATTTACAAGAAACAATGAATCACTATGAATTCACAATTAGGGCATTTGGCTTTTGCATCATACAATCAATACATTTGAAATTATTTGAAGTGGGGGACACCAATAATAAATTGTAATAGTTATACCACTGTTGACCACTTAATAATTTGTTTTTCAGAAAGGTATTCTTTATATTATCCAATGTACCTCTAATGCAGATACTGAATATTGTTGACAACATGTACTATTATACCAATAAAAtctttgcattgaaataaatTTAGTTAGTCTTCCATATAAAATAAGGCTCTTCAAAACACTTAACCTAATATAGGAAAGGGACCATGTGGCAGGGACTAGAGTGGATAGCTATTTCAACAGGAGTATAGATTCACCTAAAGACAGATCTTTGTTATATAATCAGATGATGAAAGGATGGGAGCAGATATTGTGATTTGCAAAATAGCCTAATTGTTAATTCTGCCACAGAACACTACAGAGACTTGGGGGAAAAAATGGAGTAAAGGTCCTTTTCAAGATTTAAATTTCTTTTTCATTATTAAAAATTCTTATTAATGTCTTCTGATTTTAACTCTGAGCCTTACCATGCTATGCTACTAAAGAGCTGATAAACTCTACTGATAGTTTCTTAATAAAAAGGAATTGTCAAAATACATTGATTAGTTATAGTAAATTATACCTACCAATCCACTTTTCAAATTCTTAACTCTCTTTACTGACACCTTGTCAGCTACCAGCCAGGCCCAGGTTGGAGCGTACTGCCACAGGTAAACataaagcagcaatggctgctcTGAAATCCACATCTCCTTTAATTGGTTTGCCATTCCAACTAATATCAGTCGAGCACAACGGGCTGTTGGCATTTTGCAGGTTTGTTCTGAACTCTCAGTTGTAGTCTAAAGAAAGCATAAAAACACTGCAAAAATACAGTAGAATAATCCATATTTCCCTGTACAGTATTTAAACATGCCAGGCAACTAATCAGTGTCTCAAATGAAAGTGGGGATTCAAAAGACAACATTTAACTGTATCTAACTGATATTTTTGTCAGTTTTCcttgtttttttattttaatcTACTGTTCCTGAATCAAGATAATACTTACTTGCCTAGTATTTTGCAGTTACCCTGTACTACATCGGTATTTTCATTAACATGAACATTGTAAACACTGCGTTTTATTTAAAAGAATGGTTAATGCAGTAAACCTATTACCACTATGGCTTTTCATAGGACATGAATGATGATCCTCAAACTATCCTGGATATTATCTAGCAACAACTACCCATGATCAGTACATCTATAACCTGTTTTACCTTATTTATCTCTCCAGTaaaagcatttttcaaaatatttgaGTGGACGAATCCTGGACAAACCATGCTGATTACAATTCCTGGGTAATTAGCAAGCTCTGGTCGAAGAGAATTAAAAAATCCCTGGAAAACAGAATACATAAATGGGATCATAACATTTTGCATTTATGATATAACCatcaaaatatttttatttttactgtTGGTGCACTTAAGAGTATAGTTACCAGAATTTTACTAGACTGTAAATCTTATcttgtgtacaagataataagaggaatagataagagtggatagccagcgcctcttccccagggcaccactgctcattacaagaggacatggctttaaggtaaggggtgggaagttcaagggggatattagaggatggttttttactcagagagtggttggtgtgtggaatgcactgcctgagtcagtggtggaggcagatacactagggaagtttaagagactactagacaggtatatggaggaatttaaggtgggggcttatatgggaggcagggtttgagggtcggcacaacattgtgggctgaagggcctgtactgtgctgtactattctatgttctaaatatttGCACAAAAATACTTGAGTGATTTAATTTATGTGTGATTAATGAAAATCTTATATTTTCTACTGGAGTCTTAGGAAAGGATCATGCAATTAAGTTTCCAAATGGGCTTATAAATTACTTGGTCCAGATGGAATGCATTCAAGATCTTTGAAGAAAATAAGGGAGAAAACTACAATGGCCTGGTTAGAGTCTTTTAAATATCTACAGATTTGAGGTGGTGCCCAAGAACTGGAACATACAAACATTAAATCTTGTGCAGGGATAAAGCCAGCACTTGACAGCAATCAAGTAGGCCTAACCCTAATTGCGGGGAAAGTTTAGAAACAATAGTCCAGGGCAGAATTAGTAATCATATGCACAAGTGGAGATTAAGCAAAGAAAGCCAGTGTGAACTTTTTATTAAAAAGGCAAGTTGTGTCCGACTGATTCAATATAATTTTTTAGATTAAGTAACAAGAGTCCATGTCAGAAATGCAGTTGAAATGATAGATATGGACATCCAACAGGCATTGAATGAAGTGCCACGTACTGGGCTTGTTTTCAATCCTGAAACCCATGGAACAGAAGAGGCTGTGGTGCCATAAGTAAAAAGGTGGCTCaataacagaaaatagaaaagagtTGTACAAGGTTGTTTTGCAGTTTCAAGGGTTTTATGGTAGAGCTCCCCAGAGGTCAATATTAGTACCACTGCTTTTCTCAAATTTGAGTGTACAGGTCACAATTTACAAATTGCAAGTGACAGAAAACTTAAAGGCATTGTGAATTGTGGAAGAGACAGCAATTAAACCTAAAGGGGATTTAGACAGCCGGATAGAAATGGATAAATTAATGCTGAGAAATGTAAAGTGTATCATTTTGGTAGGAAAATGAGAAGGAGCTATTATAAACAAGGAGGCATAATTCTAATAAGGACAAGTGGGAGAAAAGGGACTTGGGGAATAAGTACATAACGAATTGAAAGTGACGGGGCTGTTTGAGAAGTTGTTATAATAGCATGCCTTATAAATTGAACAATAACAGTACAAGGTTATATTGCATTTCTACAGATCACTGGCTCAGCCAAAACTTTATTATCAATGTCAAGGCTTTAGACAGGGTTGAGAAGAGTTTCACTGAAATAATTCTAGTGATAGACTTCAATGTTATGGATGGACCGGAGAAACTGTAATTGTTTTCTTTAGAACTGGGAAGATAAGAACGTAAAGCCTTAGGCAGAGAGGATAAAGAGAAACTAGCCCCATTGACAGAGATGACATGGAAAGAAAAAGACTGGAAAAGAACCAAAACCAACATGATGAAAAACTTTTCTTCTTAAATGAGGAAAAATGGCATGGCTGAGCATTCATCACCAGAAATACTGAACGTCAACCATCTGAAGGAGTTGGATAAATGCTGAAAGAGTTTGTAGAGCTTTGGGAAGAGGGCAGCAGTGGGATCCGCTGGATTGCTCTTACATTGTGCTGATATAAACTTGACAGGACTATTGCACTTCCACCTTGCTGAAATCAATTTGTGCTTTAACAGCAGAGAGTTTGCTACtgtaaacaaaaataaatcagaTCCAAGTATCTCCAAGGATTTACAGTTGTGCTTGTACTTGATAATGGAGCAAATACATTGTGTTTCTGCTGACATTATCAATGCAATGCACAGCATCTTACAAAAACAAAAGAATACTTTTCCTTTTTTGGGAGACAACTCCTTTTTGCTGATAGAGCAATATGTTCAGAATTTGAATtaaaatttaactttttaataataCAATTTTAATTATCCTTAATTATATACATTCAGTTCTTTATCAAAACTACAAGCATTTTTAAAGGTTACGTTCTTAAATTGAAGATTCATGCAAAATTAATAACTCTACACCATTCAAAAACTAACTGCTGAAGAATAATAGTCAATTTGTTAAAATTGTAATACCCAAAATAATCACCAAACTCTGTTAAACTGACTACCTGAAGAGCGTGTTTACTACTTGCATATCCTGTAGAAGCCGGTGCTGCAGCCAGGCCAGCCAAACTACTGACAGTGACTATCTGTCCTTGCCCCTGTTTAACCATGTAGGGTAAAACACACTTGGTCATTGACACTGTACCAAAGAAGTTTAGTTTCATAATAGCTTTGTAAACATCAAAGCATGTGTCCAGAAAAAGGGACCCCTGAGAACGTCCAGCATTATTGACCAAAATGTCGATCTGAAAAACATCAAAGGTAATATGCAATAGTAAGTTTGAATATTTCTTGGTTAAACAATAGTTTCAGCATAAAAATCCTAACGTGGGTCTTCTGTAATCACCAAATTTTACCGTTCTACTTGTTTTGAGTGAGATCCAGGAAATCAGCCCATGATTCAGATTACCATATACAACTTTTTCTTAGCACATATAAAAATTTGGAAAATGTCAACGATAATTAAAATGGAGAAATAAAGTTTCTTGGCAGGGTAATCTCAAAAAGTCAAATGTGTTCTGGTTCTCATTTAGCCTTCACATTGggaaataggggaaattaaggTGATtgtttaaaaaatttatttttaaCCAATTGGTCACTAGTTTGTATTATAGTTTACCTCAGTCATCACAAACAGTTaatacttttttaaatatattattctGCAAGCGCAAGACAACTTTTACCAAACCTTACCAAGGTGCAGCATTGACAAATGTCCCAAAACTacatattttatttttctcttcaaTTCTGCACAAACTAAACTAACATCTATAAAATTGTCGATACAATTTTAAGGTCATTTGAATATTTGTTGAAGTAACTGAAGAATGATACACAGAATCACTGCTTATCAGTATTGCTCTATAGTCTTGTCCATATTCTTGACATTTAGATGGGTTTATAATGACAGAAAATAATAGTAAAGACAAAAGTAAATATTGTTATAATTATTTCAGATTGTACCATTTACACATGGTTAAGGGCAGCTGGTACTGATTACtacttaaaaataaatatatataaatctaTGGGTAAATGGCATACACAACTTAAGATGCATTATTTATCAATTACAATTTTTTAAACACACAGATGCCATAAATAAACAATAGTACAATCAGCAGCATGGAGGAACTAGACAAATTCTAACATCAAATGTAACCCTTCATCTGAAATAAATAATGAATTAAATGGTTTATGTCCTTATTAGTTTCCTTTTTTTAAGTTCTCATGAAAATTTAAGCACAGAACGTCAGTTTTGTTTCCCCACAAAGTTGCTAATAGTTTGTTTAGATTTTCAGATTATCAGTCATTTATCCTTTATGGAGAATCATACATAATGTATCTCAATTTGAAAGGCAGATAAATTTGAATggaaaacattcaaaataatgGAAAGATATGAAAGATTTTTCAGTATATATTAATGGGGctataaaattttatttttatctcACTACTTCTTCAAAGGATGTTGAATGATAGACACATACTGGATTCCAGTTAGTCTCTGAAGATAAATGCCATTGTCTAATGCCTACAAGTTAAAAGCCCAATCAACTTTTAAGACTCAGTTCTACGTTGCAATGGTGTGGAGATATCAATTGCTTTGGTATAAAATAAACTGCAAAAGCCTGAACAGTGATGGACATTCCAATTGCCTTCAATATCTTTTCATGTTGAAAAATGCGTCTGTGGCTTTAAAACCTTATCTTAGTTTCACCAAAAGAACACAAGAAAAACCAGGTGGCTGTACCACAATGCTGAAAAATCGTGGCAGAGTATTTTTTTAATTATGGTCCCTGTTGCTTTGTTGGGAAACAACTTAAAGGTAATTGGGAGATGCTAAATCAAAGTAGAATCTGCTATctaaaaatcaaattaaaatggCTGGAATCAGAAAATCCTGCTTGTTGTAGATGGAGCTAAGGTGCTTGACAGGATTTCCCAGtgatcaaccattttaattccacagccCCTTCCCATTGCAACATATCAGTTCACAACCTCTTCTACTCTcatgttgaaggagcaacacttaATATTTCATCTGgatagcctgcaacctgatggcatgaacattgatttctctaacttctggtatttctccctccctccctcccctcctctctttttccatttcccattccggctcccctcttaccccttctcctcactaatgtatcacctccctccttccctttcccccatgacccactctc is a genomic window containing:
- the dhrs7 gene encoding dehydrogenase/reductase SDR family member 7; amino-acid sequence: MDLQSAVCYCLVIYVIIQFIRFFRADADFSLLWAEYLGSKPETKLCKKVVWITGASSGIGEELAYQLAKLGASLVLSSRREAELQRVKQNCLDCSELQEEDILVLSLDLNECSTHGAATKRVIQQFGKIDILVNNAGRSQGSLFLDTCFDVYKAIMKLNFFGTVSMTKCVLPYMVKQGQGQIVTVSSLAGLAAAPASTGYASSKHALQGFFNSLRPELANYPGIVISMVCPGFVHSNILKNAFTGEINKTTTESSEQTCKMPTARCARLILVGMANQLKEMWISEQPLLLYVYLWQYAPTWAWLVADKVSVKRVKNLKSGLDADATYFGKKKVKAT